CTCATTTTTTGAGGACGATATCGCCAGGTATTCCGGTCCCCCCCGGTCGCCCCGGAATCTCCCCCATATTCCCCCGGAATAATCCCGCGTTCCTCCCTAATCCTCCGGATTAATTTTCAACTACTCCTTAATTCCTCCGTAATCGCTCCCCAAAGAGTCACTGATGCGTCCGGCATGGGTAAGCGATGCGATAACCATGCGATATGATGAAATGTCATGCGCTTGTGATGTGATCGGAGCATGGATAGGGTTCGATTTAAGGGCTGCCCGGTTTACTGAAGCGCTGGAATATTTGTCAGGATTATGGCAGACAGCATTTTATCAGGTTCGATAAACTTGAACTGAAGGCCCATTTATCGAACTACTGGTTTTTTCTGCGTTCGATATAGGCCCGGCCCGGTTAACTGAACAGAATGCTTGTAATGTAACTATCTGAAATGCAGAACTTGACGGTTCGATAAAAAGTTCGATAATGTCCGTTTTAGTCAATTTGAATGATTTCCGGAAAAATCACTCATTTTCGTCAAAAACTGTCTGATTTTGACTGTTTTATGCTGATTTTTGGTAAAAACATGGCTATTTTAAGCAACGGTCACTTTATTCCAACCCTATAAAATCTTCCCTACATTTTGTCATGTCAAAGTTAAATATTACCTTTAGGCATAATTTTTGAGGTGCCTATGACGGTGGATTCAACCAAGCAAAACTTGTTTTCAGAATTCGTAGGACTTATTCATTACGAAGGACTGAAGCCGCTCATTGAACGGTTAAATGAGAAGCATTTCACTAAGAAGGACTTTCAGGTGACTTATAAAACCCTGCATGTTTGGGCAAAGGAGGGCTTGCTTACGGATGACAAGGAAGACCCACGGGACTGGAAGCGGTTCAGTTTTGTAGAGTACGCATGGATGAACATTATCATTAAGCTGAAGAATTTTGGAATGTCGACAGAGAAAATTTTATTGACGAAGAAAGTGTTGGCTACTCCCTTCCCTGTGAAAGAGCTTATTGACTCATTGGATTATGCTACCGGGGAAGGAATGAAGTATTTAAATAAGCATGAACAGAAGATCATGCAGTCTTTCCCTAATGAATTATTGAAGCTCATAAAGGAAAGCAAGGACGAACCCACTCCAAAAGACATAGCCGGGCATTTTACCATGCTAACTTTTATTCTTGGTAATTACATCATCACCCGGAATAATGTTTATTTCATCATTGACAAGCGGGGTAAAGTATTTCCCTGGGCCGAGGACAAAAGAGATCAGTATATTAAACTTGGATTCGGAGCTATTTTAGAAAAGGATCATATTTCTATTTCGCTTGCCGGGTTGGTGAGGGATTATATTATGTACGAAAAGATTGAAAATGAAGAGCCAAGATTTCATGTGCTGACAGAAGAAGAACAGGAGGTGATAAAATATATAAGAGAAAAAAAACTGAGTGAATTAACCATTCGCTTTGATGGTAATAATAAAATCTCGTTGATCGAAGCAACCGAAAATCTCGACACGGTGAATGTTGAAGCGCGATACCTCGACCATATATTGAGGCACGGCTACCAGGATATATCCTATACCACCGCAGGAGGGAAGATTGTAAAGTTTCAGCGAACAACAAAGAAAAAATTCAAAGCAGCGTAAAATGGGATTGAACAAATCAACCCGGAATATACATCTGTGTGCCAACCGAAAAAAGGAAGCGCATGACAACGATGTAAAACCATGTTATCATTAGAAAAATGCAGAGAAGTATTATGCAAAAACGGAAGAACCTACACAGACGAACAAATCAAAACAATTAGAGATTTCTGCTACAAACTGGCAGAGATTGAGTACGAAGAATATTTAAACAAAATAAAAAATGAGAAAGCGGGCGATAATCTACACCAGGGTATCTACAGACGAGCAAGCTGATAGGGGCTACAGTCTGAAAGATCAGGAAGACCGACTCCAAAAATTCTGCTCTTTGAAGGGTATAGACATTGTTCTACATTTTCAAGATGATCATTCTGCAAAAACATTTGACCGGCCAGAGTTTAAAAAACTTCTTGACTTTGCAAAGAAAAACCGGGCTGATGTTGACTTGCTTTTGTTTATCAAGTGGGATAGGTTTTCCCGAAATGCCGGGGATTCCTATTACATGATAAGTCAGTTCCGTAAACTCGGCATTGAATGCCAGGCAATCGAGCAGCCATTGGATTTATCTGTTCCCGAAAACAAGATGATGCTCGCTTTTTATCTTGCGGCACCTGAAGTGGAAAATGACAGGCGTTCCATCAATACCATTAATGGAATGCGAAGAGCAATGAAGGAGGGCCGGTGGATGAATAAAGCCCCTATCGGGTATAAGAATTCGCGGGATGAAAGAGGAGGCTCAATCATTATTCCGAGTAAAGATGCTCCGCTTGTCAGGGAGGCGTTTGCTGAAATGAGTACCGGGGCTTATCTGATGGAGGAAGTGCGTAAGAAATTACTGAGGAAGGGGTTCAAGTGCTGCAAGAACAATTTCCCAAACCTCTTGAAAAATCCTGTTTATATCGGAAAGATTTTGATCCCGGCATTAAAGGATGAAGAAGCGCAGGTAGTCCAGGGAATTCATCAACCGTTAATTGATGATGATACTTTTTATACTGTTCAAAATATTCTGAACGGAAGAAAAAAATTCATCTATCACGACAAACAGCGCGAACAACTCCCCCTCCGTGGGTTCCTGTACTGTAAAAAGTGCGGCAGGAAACTTACCGGCAGTGGCTCAAAAGGGAATGGAGGTAAGTATTTCTATTATCACTGTACGAAGGGATGTAATGAGCGGTTCAAAGCCGAGGAGGCCAATGGCGTTTTCCTTGATGAATTGGCCAAGCTCCGCGCAGATGATACCGTGATTACCTTCCATTATGAGGTTTTGAAGGATGTGTTTTATTCCCGGCAGAAAGGGCAATCCAGTTCCACTATCAAGCTCAAAGAAGAAATTGCTAAGAATTCTGTAAGGGCAAATGCCGCCCAAACGCTGCTTTTAGATGGCGGTCTCGACATTATGGAGTATAAAGCCATTAAGAAGCGCTACGAGGAAGCTAATGCGGAATTACAGCGGGAATTGGCGCGAATTGAGTTGGCGGATGGCAACTTCTTGCGTTATTTGGAGTATGACACCAACCTGTTCAGGGGTATCGACCGTTACTTTGCGAAAACTAATAGTGTGAACGTAAAACAGAAGATCCTAAGTTCATTTTTTCCTTACCCTGTTACTTACGAAAACGGGGCAGTTCGAACCAAACAGTTATGCCCTACAGTGGAGGCGCTTTGCCCAAACCACGGGGCTTTCAGCGGAAATAAAAAAGGGCCGGAAACTAATTTTTGTCTCCAGCCCAATTGGGCTCCCCCTCTTGGGCTCGAACCAAGGACCCCATGATTAACAGTCATGTGCTCTAACCAGCTGAGCTAAGGAGGAATTTATTTATTCTGGTACATTAAGAAACACCTTTGCGTTAGCCGGGGTGTTTTAAAGGATTGCAAATTTAGGTATTGAAGGGGGATTTGCAAAAAAATATTTTCCATACAAGTAGTTGTATTTCAGATGAGTACTCGTGATTTCTGTATTTAAGAACACGCACTTTCTATGAAGCTTGCGAATATATACGTAAATTGGATTTAAAATCTCAGGGCTATGAAATCAAAGATCCTCCTGCTCCAACTTTTCGTGTTTGTGTCCTCCGTGGCCCAGATCAATGTAACTAACCTGGGAATGTCCGGCAATATGTTCACATCTGCATTTGGAACGAAAACCTATCTCTGGGCAGATCCAAATCTGAACACCATCGTGTATATTCATCGAGGCGGAACTCCAACAGGCGATCCCAATACGGGCTACTTGCGCTACGACATTTCCAAAGATGGAGGAGCGTCCTGGACTAGCAATGTGGGTCCGGTTTTTACCACACCACTTAATAATCATGCCGCGAGATATCCTCAATGTGTTATTTACAATCCTCCTTCAAATACTGTTCCTGATAGCGCATTTCTTGCCTATTATGCCCCTTGTGCTAATCCATCGTATTGGAATTCCCAGGTTTATGGGAGATCTCAGATCGGGGGAAACATGCTTAGCACCCAGCGTGCTGATACGTTCAATGCCGGATTTACCGGTTTTGTCCCGGAAGAATTTTTTGTCACGCAGCAAGGTATTGCCTGGCTAAGCGATCTTTCCTGTGATTCGAACAGCGGAGACTACCGTGATTCGATACTTCTTTACAAAGGAGTTTGGAATACCAGCACCAATGATTTTGACTATACCCGCTCACGCTTGTATATGCCATTGAACCAACAACCCACCAATCTTATTAATTCCGTCGCGTATGGAGATCATCGCTTGTCCTATGCACCCAATGGCAACACCGGATATCTGGTAGTACTCGGACATAACGCATCGTTCAGCTCTATAGATTCTTCTTACTATCCGATCATCTGTAAAACAACAAACGGCGGGCAAAACTGGACCAGTCCCGTGAATGTCTCCTTGTCTGGTGTAGGCGCATTGCTGGGAGTTTCGGCACCCACATACACTACCGGTACGGAATTAGACATGGTTGTGGATATGAACGGGAATCCTCACATCATTTTTGCGGCCGGCATTTCCAATGGTTCCTGGGGGATGGACACGACGTATGGAAACTGGGGAATGTTTGAACTCTGGAGTCCAAATGGAGGAAGTACATGGAACATGACTTTGTTACATAAACCGCATCGCCAATATTATTTTTTCGACGCGAGCAGCACCATTGAAGAATATACTCGTCCGCAGGCAAGCATGAACTGGGCTGGTAACAAAGTGTTTTTTACCTGGTATGTTACAGATACCACCCTTAACAATGTGGGAGGGAACAGCAAACCGGATGCATTTGTAAAGGCCGTAGATGTGGTATCCGGACTATGGACCGACAGTGTAAACGTATCTGCCGGAGTAACGAACGCTTCAGGAGAAATGACCTTT
This genomic window from Bacteroidia bacterium contains:
- a CDS encoding MerR family transcriptional regulator — translated: MTVDSTKQNLFSEFVGLIHYEGLKPLIERLNEKHFTKKDFQVTYKTLHVWAKEGLLTDDKEDPRDWKRFSFVEYAWMNIIIKLKNFGMSTEKILLTKKVLATPFPVKELIDSLDYATGEGMKYLNKHEQKIMQSFPNELLKLIKESKDEPTPKDIAGHFTMLTFILGNYIITRNNVYFIIDKRGKVFPWAEDKRDQYIKLGFGAILEKDHISISLAGLVRDYIMYEKIENEEPRFHVLTEEEQEVIKYIREKKLSELTIRFDGNNKISLIEATENLDTVNVEARYLDHILRHGYQDISYTTAGGKIVKFQRTTKKKFKAA
- a CDS encoding recombinase family protein — translated: MRKRAIIYTRVSTDEQADRGYSLKDQEDRLQKFCSLKGIDIVLHFQDDHSAKTFDRPEFKKLLDFAKKNRADVDLLLFIKWDRFSRNAGDSYYMISQFRKLGIECQAIEQPLDLSVPENKMMLAFYLAAPEVENDRRSINTINGMRRAMKEGRWMNKAPIGYKNSRDERGGSIIIPSKDAPLVREAFAEMSTGAYLMEEVRKKLLRKGFKCCKNNFPNLLKNPVYIGKILIPALKDEEAQVVQGIHQPLIDDDTFYTVQNILNGRKKFIYHDKQREQLPLRGFLYCKKCGRKLTGSGSKGNGGKYFYYHCTKGCNERFKAEEANGVFLDELAKLRADDTVITFHYEVLKDVFYSRQKGQSSSTIKLKEEIAKNSVRANAAQTLLLDGGLDIMEYKAIKKRYEEANAELQRELARIELADGNFLRYLEYDTNLFRGIDRYFAKTNSVNVKQKILSSFFPYPVTYENGAVRTKQLCPTVEALCPNHGAFSGNKKGPETNFCLQPNWAPPLGLEPRTP
- a CDS encoding T9SS type A sorting domain-containing protein; its protein translation is MKSKILLLQLFVFVSSVAQINVTNLGMSGNMFTSAFGTKTYLWADPNLNTIVYIHRGGTPTGDPNTGYLRYDISKDGGASWTSNVGPVFTTPLNNHAARYPQCVIYNPPSNTVPDSAFLAYYAPCANPSYWNSQVYGRSQIGGNMLSTQRADTFNAGFTGFVPEEFFVTQQGIAWLSDLSCDSNSGDYRDSILLYKGVWNTSTNDFDYTRSRLYMPLNQQPTNLINSVAYGDHRLSYAPNGNTGYLVVLGHNASFSSIDSSYYPIICKTTNGGQNWTSPVNVSLSGVGALLGVSAPTYTTGTELDMVVDMNGNPHIIFAAGISNGSWGMDTTYGNWGMFELWSPNGGSTWNMTLLHKPHRQYYFFDASSTIEEYTRPQASMNWAGNKVFFTWYVTDTTLNNVGGNSKPDAFVKAVDVVSGLWTDSVNVSAGVTNASGEMTFGVTSYYVLTPTSTDYEVPIAFNRATVPTDLFQPGQHKYLGNFRFNNADFNKLGNTVTTGIFSYGNNFQGTILAYPNPFTNRIVLIGLESLLQGQEKAQVTILNTLGENMAAFEVTNQNPQFEVQDLPNGVYFVQVQSTVGKVTVKVVKR